The following proteins come from a genomic window of Nitrospirae bacterium CG2_30_53_67:
- a CDS encoding 4-hydroxybenzoate octaprenyltransferase encodes MQTLRNLLRMIKFPHTVFALPFALMGALLAEKRIPPVDKLLWILLAMAGARTAAMTLNRIVDRDLDAANPRTAEREIPQGIITTRQAMVMLAASVILFEWAAFSLNRLCLILSPVALFIILGYSFTKRFTRYSHMVLGLSLGIAPAGAWIAVRGSVDLPVILLSLAVLFWAAGFDILYAIQDVDFDRKAGLHSIPRFLGVRASLLLARVFHAFTFMILLIITFLVGLGVYYLIGVLTVGGLLFYEHSLVSEKDLSRLNVAFFNMNGYISVTIFAFTLLDILL; translated from the coding sequence ATGCAGACGCTCAGAAATCTTCTCAGGATGATCAAGTTTCCCCATACGGTTTTTGCCCTTCCGTTTGCCCTGATGGGGGCCTTGCTTGCCGAGAAGAGAATCCCCCCGGTTGACAAGCTCCTCTGGATTCTTCTGGCCATGGCCGGCGCAAGAACAGCCGCCATGACCCTCAACCGGATTGTGGACAGGGATCTCGATGCCGCCAACCCCAGGACCGCAGAGCGGGAGATCCCTCAAGGGATCATCACGACGAGGCAGGCCATGGTGATGCTCGCGGCATCGGTCATCCTCTTCGAATGGGCCGCTTTTTCCTTGAACCGGCTCTGCCTGATTCTTTCCCCGGTCGCCCTCTTCATCATTCTGGGGTATTCGTTCACCAAAAGGTTTACCCGGTATTCCCACATGGTTCTCGGCCTCTCCCTCGGGATTGCGCCGGCCGGCGCCTGGATCGCCGTTCGGGGATCCGTGGACCTTCCCGTCATCCTCCTCAGCCTCGCCGTTCTCTTCTGGGCGGCCGGGTTTGATATCCTGTATGCCATTCAAGACGTGGACTTCGACAGGAAGGCGGGACTCCACTCGATTCCACGTTTCCTCGGGGTCAGGGCCTCTTTACTCCTTGCACGGGTCTTCCATGCTTTCACATTCATGATCCTTCTGATCATCACTTTTCTTGTCGGCCTGGGAGTCTATTATCTCATTGGCGTCCTGACTGTGGGGGGGCTCCTCTTTTATGAACATTCGCTGGTCAGCGAGAAGGACCTCTCCCGGCTCAACGTGGCCTTCTTCAACATGAACGGCTATATCAGCGTTACCATATTTGCCTTTACACTCCTTGATATTCTGTTGTAA
- a CDS encoding TIGR01212 family radical SAM protein, translated as MHIETIRKPVTVRTIGDELRKQFGCRVHKIPVHAGMTCPNRDGTLGAGGCAYCGPSGSASAWNDPDQPVVRQVSKGMEIARSRFHAEKFIAYFQPFTNTYAPVRRLQRLWDEALRVPNVVGLSVGTRPDCLPEPVLDLFSSYQDRLPYLCLEIGLQSAHDRTLREIRRGHDFACFKDAVSRAQARGIPICAHVILGLPGESEQEMMETVQAVLDMGIQGIKLHHLHIIKGAPLEQEYIQGRVRLFEMEEYVRLVCRILDGIGGRMVIHRFMGEAPGDLLVAPLWTRRKGEVLNAIYRELNLCIQ; from the coding sequence ATGCATATAGAGACGATCAGAAAGCCGGTGACGGTCAGGACCATCGGCGATGAACTCAGAAAGCAGTTCGGCTGCCGCGTGCACAAGATCCCGGTTCATGCGGGGATGACCTGTCCGAACCGGGACGGCACGCTCGGCGCCGGAGGATGCGCGTACTGCGGGCCGTCCGGGTCCGCATCCGCCTGGAACGACCCGGACCAGCCGGTTGTCCGGCAGGTTTCTAAAGGCATGGAGATTGCAAGAAGCCGGTTCCATGCCGAGAAATTCATCGCCTACTTTCAGCCGTTCACCAACACCTATGCCCCGGTCCGGAGATTGCAAAGGCTTTGGGACGAGGCGCTAAGAGTTCCGAATGTGGTGGGACTATCCGTAGGCACACGGCCCGACTGCCTGCCGGAGCCGGTGCTCGACCTGTTCAGTTCCTATCAGGATCGGCTCCCCTATCTCTGTCTGGAGATCGGGCTTCAGAGCGCTCACGACAGGACTTTACGGGAGATTCGCCGGGGTCATGATTTTGCCTGTTTTAAGGATGCGGTTTCTCGGGCGCAGGCACGGGGGATCCCGATCTGCGCGCATGTCATCCTCGGACTTCCCGGAGAATCCGAACAGGAGATGATGGAGACCGTGCAGGCTGTGCTGGATATGGGAATTCAGGGGATCAAACTCCACCATCTTCACATCATCAAAGGCGCTCCCCTGGAACAGGAGTATATTCAGGGGAGGGTGCGGCTTTTCGAGATGGAAGAATATGTCCGTCTGGTTTGCAGAATCCTTGATGGGATCGGAGGACGCATGGTGATCCACCGTTTCATGGGCGAGGCCCCGGGTGATCTTCTCGTGGCCCCTTTATGGACGAGACGCAAGGGTGAGGTGCTCAACGCAATTTACAGGGAGTTGAATCTATGCATTCAGTAG
- a CDS encoding aromatic acid decarboxylase has translation MSHKNHHKKWILGISGASGAVYGLRLLEVLNRKGRDVDLILSDAGKIVIREETGIDLLKGKEDPRKVLKKKLGINPASIRVFNNYDFETPAASGSNPVEGMIIAPCSMGTLAAVACGLADNLMRRAADVMIKQKKPLILVARETPLSAVHLENMLKLSRLGVVILPPMPAFYHHPKTIEELTDFVVGRVLDVIGIEHELYQRWQGERPDL, from the coding sequence ATGAGTCATAAGAATCATCATAAAAAATGGATCCTCGGCATCTCCGGCGCCAGCGGGGCGGTGTACGGTCTGCGTCTTCTTGAAGTCCTGAACCGGAAGGGCCGCGACGTGGACCTGATCCTCTCGGATGCCGGGAAGATCGTGATCCGGGAAGAGACGGGCATTGACCTTCTCAAGGGAAAAGAAGACCCTCGTAAGGTCCTGAAGAAGAAGCTCGGCATCAATCCCGCTTCGATACGGGTCTTTAATAACTATGATTTTGAAACACCCGCTGCCAGCGGGTCCAATCCCGTGGAGGGGATGATCATCGCCCCATGTTCCATGGGGACCCTTGCGGCCGTGGCCTGCGGTCTTGCCGACAACCTGATGCGCAGGGCCGCGGACGTGATGATCAAACAGAAAAAGCCTTTGATCCTTGTTGCGAGGGAGACCCCGCTCTCGGCCGTTCACCTTGAGAATATGCTGAAGCTCTCCCGTCTCGGCGTGGTGATCCTTCCTCCCATGCCGGCGTTCTATCACCATCCCAAGACCATCGAGGAACTGACCGATTTTGTGGTGGGCCGTGTGCTCGACGTGATCGGCATCGAGCATGAACTGTATCAGAGATGGCAGGGAGAGCGGCCGGATTTATAG
- a CDS encoding arginine--tRNA ligase, whose product MKETLTEILAGSIDRAREDGTLPLNRRPAIQLDIPKDSLLGDFASNLAMVLARDLKRSPREIAKVVIDHLSDPDGLIARCEVAGPGFINFFLKEDYWVKVLKDIEAKGDAYGRSELGKGSRVIVEFVSANPTGPLHIGHGRGAVVGDALCRILNASGYEVSREFYINDAGRQLKDLGRSVWLRYRQLFDGSVPFPSEGVYPGEYVMDIARQVRDREGDRFLSMDEAAAISALSDSGCRMMLDAIRSDLKKMGVRFDLFFSEKSLYEQGKVQACISELKEKHLVFEEENGALVLRTSLFGDDKDRVLIKGNGEYTYFASDIAYHRDKLGRGADRLINIWGADHHGYIPRIKSVVRALGHDADTLQVLLIQMVNLLREGKPVRMGKRSGEFVTLSEVIEEVGTDAARFFFLLRRSDSHLDFDLDLAKTQSNENPVYYVQYAHARICSIFRQAGDKGIPIPESGDVNFDLLSLPEEKDLMRFLGAYPEVVEGAALALEPHRIPFYLQELAARLHAYYFKQRIISEEQEKNSARLFLVGAVRTVIRNALNLLGVSAPEKM is encoded by the coding sequence TTGAAAGAGACACTGACCGAGATATTGGCCGGATCCATCGACCGGGCCCGAGAGGACGGGACGCTTCCGCTGAACAGGCGTCCTGCAATCCAACTGGATATTCCCAAGGATTCCCTGCTCGGTGATTTTGCGTCCAACCTGGCCATGGTCCTGGCCAGAGACCTCAAGCGCTCCCCGCGAGAGATCGCAAAGGTCGTGATCGACCATCTATCGGATCCGGATGGGTTGATCGCCAGGTGCGAAGTGGCCGGCCCGGGCTTTATCAACTTCTTTTTAAAGGAAGACTACTGGGTCAAGGTCCTAAAAGATATTGAGGCCAAGGGGGATGCCTACGGAAGGTCCGAATTGGGCAAGGGGTCCCGTGTCATCGTGGAATTCGTCAGCGCCAACCCTACGGGTCCTCTCCATATCGGTCACGGACGAGGGGCCGTGGTCGGTGATGCCCTCTGCCGGATACTGAATGCTTCAGGGTATGAGGTATCCCGTGAGTTTTATATCAATGACGCCGGGAGACAGTTGAAGGACCTCGGCCGGTCCGTCTGGCTCCGGTATCGTCAACTCTTCGATGGATCGGTCCCGTTCCCTTCGGAGGGGGTCTACCCAGGCGAATATGTCATGGATATCGCGAGGCAGGTCCGGGATCGAGAAGGGGACCGCTTTCTCTCCATGGACGAAGCTGCGGCGATATCGGCGCTTTCCGATTCAGGCTGCAGGATGATGCTCGATGCCATCCGGTCGGACCTAAAAAAAATGGGGGTCCGGTTCGATCTTTTTTTCTCCGAGAAGTCCCTCTATGAGCAGGGAAAGGTCCAGGCGTGCATCTCCGAGCTGAAAGAGAAGCATCTTGTCTTTGAGGAAGAGAACGGCGCCCTGGTTCTGAGGACCTCCCTGTTCGGCGACGACAAGGACCGGGTCCTGATCAAAGGGAACGGCGAGTACACCTATTTTGCCTCGGATATCGCCTACCATCGTGACAAGCTGGGGAGAGGGGCTGACCGCCTGATCAACATCTGGGGGGCCGATCACCATGGATATATCCCAAGGATAAAGAGCGTGGTACGGGCCCTGGGTCACGATGCCGATACCCTCCAGGTCCTGCTGATTCAGATGGTGAATCTGTTGAGAGAGGGGAAGCCGGTGCGCATGGGGAAGAGAAGCGGTGAGTTCGTCACCCTGTCCGAGGTGATCGAGGAGGTGGGAACCGATGCGGCCCGTTTCTTTTTTCTTCTCAGGCGGTCGGATTCGCATCTGGATTTCGACCTGGATCTCGCCAAAACCCAGAGCAATGAAAATCCGGTTTATTATGTGCAGTATGCCCACGCCAGGATCTGCAGCATATTCCGCCAGGCCGGGGACAAGGGGATCCCGATCCCGGAAAGCGGCGATGTCAACTTCGACCTCCTTTCACTTCCGGAAGAGAAAGATTTGATGAGATTTCTCGGCGCCTATCCCGAAGTGGTGGAGGGCGCGGCCTTGGCCCTGGAGCCGCACAGGATTCCTTTCTATCTGCAGGAACTGGCTGCGCGGCTCCATGCATACTATTTCAAGCAGCGAATCATTTCTGAAGAACAGGAGAAGAATTCGGCCCGGCTCTTTCTCGTGGGGGCTGTGCGAACCGTGATCAGGAATGCCCTGAATCTCCTGGGCGTTTCCGCTCCGGAGAAGATGTAA